The sequence below is a genomic window from Thalassoroseus pseudoceratinae.
TGTTTTTATCGTCTTCGGTGAAGGACCAGCTCGCATTGGATGTTGAGTGCTCAACCCTCGTGGCTATGATGAGGGTTTGCACTCGGTCCGTCTTTTGCTTACTGAGAATTTCGATCTGCCATGTCCGCTTCCAGCTCCGGCCCCACGTCATCCGGTCCGCGACTTCAAACGTTTCAACCGCCGCATGGCGACTTAGCGTTGGTCGCGGGATCCGCGAGTCCACACTTGGCCACTGCAATCGGAAAATGCCTGGGCATTCAGCCTCTGAAGAGTGAAGCGATCACGTTCAGCGAGGGCAATGTCTTCGTCCGGATTCTGGAAAATGTCCGTGGTCGGGACGTGTTCGTCATTCAGGGTGTGCATGCTCCGGTGAACGACAATTTCATGGAGTTGTTGTTCTGGATCGACGCTCTCAAGCGGGCCAGCGCTCATCAAGTCACGGCGGTCATTCCGTTCTTTAGCTACGCGAAAGGGGACAAAAAAGACGAGCCTCGCGTTTCCATTCGAGCCCGTGTGTGTGCGGACGCCCTCGAAGCTGCGGGAGCCGACCGCGTGCTGACGATGGACCTGCACAGCCCGCAAATTCAGGGGTTCTTCCGGGTGCCGGTCGATCATTTGTACGGTCGGCACGTGCTTTGTGAGCATATCAAGACGCAGAACATTCCCGATCTCGTCGTGTGTAGTCCAGACACGGGATTCGCGAAAGATGCCTCCTCGTTCGCGAATTTGCTGGGC
It includes:
- a CDS encoding ribose-phosphate diphosphokinase, encoding MSASSSGPTSSGPRLQTFQPPHGDLALVAGSASPHLATAIGKCLGIQPLKSEAITFSEGNVFVRILENVRGRDVFVIQGVHAPVNDNFMELLFWIDALKRASAHQVTAVIPFFSYAKGDKKDEPRVSIRARVCADALEAAGADRVLTMDLHSPQIQGFFRVPVDHLYGRHVLCEHIKTQNIPDLVVCSPDTGFAKDASSFANLLGTPVVIGTKQRVDHSETARVLEVIGEVEGKNVLMVDDFAISGGSLVSMAELLKKRGAKDIYAAISHAVFASGAADRLGNSEIKKVFVTDTIEGHAALPANAETVTVAPLFAEAIRSVHDRTSVSMLFPE